The following proteins are co-located in the Phragmites australis chromosome 10, lpPhrAust1.1, whole genome shotgun sequence genome:
- the LOC133931360 gene encoding uncharacterized protein LOC133931360, protein MFSAARCFVPLHPQPQATIPCPWPCRRTPAPTAVSAKPRRWSRGPRRDRSWDDDVSGSDSDADDGFFGQEQEDDEPEQDEPPQPGRAASPAPESAGGQLRGSDVLRALQRAAAAKEARKSKKNKPGQRQGKEKHTGGGEVAVAGEVRPVVIRPEWAARIRELELRVQELADKHHHHQ, encoded by the coding sequence ATGTTCTCCGCCGCACGTTGCTTCGTCCCTCTCCACCCCCAGCCGCAAGCCACCATCCCCTGCCCGTGGCCCTGCCGCCGCACGCCGGCGCCCACCGCGGTGTCAGCCAAGCCGCGACGCTGGAGCAGAGGCCCCCGCCGCGACCGCTCATGGGACGACGACGTCAGCGGCTCCGATTCCGACGCTGACGACGGCTTCTTCGGGCAAGAACAGGAGGACGACGAACCGGAGCAGGACGAGCCACCACAGCCCGGACgggccgcctccccggcgccggAGTCCGCAGGGGGGCAGCTGCGGGGGTCCGACGTGCTGCGCGCGCTACAGAGGGCCGCGGCGGCAAAGGAGGCtaggaagagcaagaagaacaaGCCGGGCCAGCGACAGGGGAAGGAGAAGCACACGGGAGGCGgtgaggtggcggtggcgggggAGGTGAGGCCGGTGGTGATAAGGCCCGAGTGGGCGGCGAGGATCCGGGAGCTGGAGCTGAGGGTGCAGGAGCTCGCCGacaagcaccaccaccaccagtag
- the LOC133930927 gene encoding probable lysophospholipase BODYGUARD 3, with protein MHIATCVWQEKAAAMGSSGGKGEWAGRRVSVVALLAAAGGALNCAVSFVVFSLLDVLDMVLCLVYKLVDYAVEAEWKACYCTAAAREGGGAGPRIFVPPAAAAPGPKVVRLSASSAKMQLEDVSDTLYVRPSLLADATKKAGPAAPTLTVSPAIAEMIRGKIDRPPRPPRQAPCWSDCDCKVCHSWSAASRSSSHLYVHVQAPPPSGGEGAVEDVVFIHGFISSSVFWTETVFPAFSAAARGRYRMYAVDLLGFGRSPKPADSLYTLREHVEMIERSVLQRYRLRSFHVVAHSLGSVLALALAVKYPGAVKSLTLLAPPYFPVPKEEAGAATQYVMRRVAPRRVWPPIAFGASMACWYEHVSRTICLTICRHHRVWDRLFRIFTRNRMRTFLIEAFMCHTHNAAWHTLHNIICGSAAKMDTYLDVVSDQLACKVALFHGRDDELLPVECTLAVGARVPRARVTVYDRKDHITIIVGQEKLFAAELEAIWRSADD; from the exons ATGCACATTGCCACCTGCGTGTGGCAAGAGAAGGCAGCGGCCATGGGGAGCAGCGGCGGGAAAGGCGAGTGGGCGGGGAGGAGGGTGTCGGTGGTGGCGCTCCTGGCAGCGGCGGGGGGCGCGCTCAACTGCGCGGTGAGCTTCGTGGTGTTCTCGCTCCTGGACGTGCTGGACATGGTGCTGTGCCTGGTGTACAAGCTCGTGGACTACGCCGTGGAGGCGGAGTGGAAGGCGTGCTActgcacggcggcggcgcgggaagGTGGTGGTGCGGGGCCGAGAATCTTCGTGCCcccggcggcggccgcgccggGGCCGAAGGTGGTGCGGCTGTCGGCGTCGTCTGCCAAGATGCAGCTGGAGGACGTGTCCGACACGCTGTACGTGCGGCCGTCGCTGCTGGCCGACGCCACCAAGAAGGCCGGCCCCGCCGCGCCAACGCTCACGGTCAGCCCCGCCATCGCCGAGATGATCCGCGGCAAGATCGACCGCCCACCCCGCCCGCCGAGGCAGGCGCCGTGCTGGTCCGACTGCGACTGCAAGGTCTGCCACTCCTGGAGCgccgcctcccgctcctcctcccaccTCTACGTCCACGTCCAAGCGCCACCGCCAA GTGGCGGCGAGGGGGCGGTGGAAGACGTGGTGTTCATCCACGGGTTCATCTCGTCGTCGGTGTTCTGGACGGAGACGGTGTTCCCGGCGTTcagcgcggcggcgcgggggcggTACCGGATGTACGCGGTGGACCTGCTGGGGTTCGGGCGGAGCCCCAAGCCGGCGGACTCGCTGTACACGCTGCGGGAGCACGTGGAGATGATCGAGCGCTCCGTGCTGCAGCGCTACCGGCTGCGGTCCTTCCACGTCGTGGCGCACTCGCTCGGCTCCGtgctcgcgctcgcgctcgccGTCAAGTACCCCGGCGCCGTCAAGTCGCTCACCCTCCTCGCGCCG CCGTACTTCCCGGTGCCGAAGGAGGAGGCGGGCGCGGCGACGCAGTACGTGATGCGGCGGGTGGCGCCGCGGCGGGTGTGGCCGCCGATCGCGTTCGGGGCGTCGATGGCGTGCTGGTACGAGCACGTGAGCCGGACCATCTGCCTCACCATCTGCAGGCACCACCGCGTCTGGGACCGCCTCTTCAGGATCTTCACCAGGAACAG GATGCGGACGTTCCTGATCGAGGCGTTCATGTGCCACACCCACAACGCGGCGTGGCACACCCTGCACAACATCATCTGCGGCAGCGCCGCCAAGATGGACACCTACCTCGACGTCGTCTCCGACCAGCTCGCCTGCAAGGTGGCCCTCTTCCACGGCCGCGACGACGAGTTGCTCCCCGTGGAATGCACGCTCGCGGTGGGCGCCAGGGTGCCCCGCGCGCGCGTCACCGTCTACGACCGCAAGGACCACATCACCATCATCGTCGGCCAGGAGAAGCTCTTCGCCGCCGAGCTCGAGGCCATCTGGAGGAGCGCCGACGACTAG
- the LOC133930925 gene encoding protein CANDIDATE G-PROTEIN COUPLED RECEPTOR 7-like, producing the protein MAASPPAAAVLGVLALLLVAAMVPPAAAEIRETLIRADPRSIIPLDEFGFTHSGVLELNVSGIAFDPPASAELDLSQLGFFLSTLDAWVHVLRQLQDLDVTCALQSDLVKLAFSFDRLRPPSNPAGVEVARSSSFSTAFRVSDPGQYTLVFANCLGGGLKVNMDVRSAMYNVDPATGERAYLSAGASALPSFYFLFCLAYAGLAAAWVAILLRKRAAVFRIHYFMLAVLVLKAVNLLAEAEDKSYIERTGTAHGWDVLFYIFSFLKGISLFTLIVLIGTGWSFLKPYLADREKKVLMVVIPLQVVANIAQVVIDESGPYARDWVTWKQIFLLVDVVCCCAVLFPIVWSIKNLREAARSDGKAAVNLMKLTLFRQYYVVVICYIYFTRVVVYALQTITSYRYLWTSVVAGELATLAFYVFTGYRFRPEVHNPYFAIDDEEEEAAAEALKLDDEFEL; encoded by the coding sequence ATGGCCGCCTCGCCGCCCGCCGCTGCGGTCCTGGGGgtcctcgccctcctcctcgtcgccgcgATGGTGCCCCCCGCCGCGGCCGAGATCCGGGAGACCCTGATCCGCGCCGACCCGCGCAGCATCATCCCGCTCGACGAGTTCGGCTTCACCCACTCGGGCGTGCTCGAGCTCAACGTCTCCGGCATCGCCTTTGACCCGCCGGCCTCCGCGGAGCTCGACCTCTCCCAGCTCggcttcttcctctccaccctCGACGCCTGGGTCCACGTCCTCCGCCAGCTCCAGGACCTCGACGTCACCTGCGCGCTCCAGTCCGACCTCGTCAAGCTCGCCTTCTCCTTCGACCGCCTCCGCCCGCCATCCAACCCCGCCGGCGTCGAGGTCGCGCGCTCCTCCTCATTCTCCACCGCCTTCCGCGTCTCCGACCCGGGGCAGTACACGCTCGTCTTCGCCAACTGCCTCGGCGGCGGGCTGAAGGTCAACATGGACGTCCGCTCCGCCATGTACAACGTCGACCCGGCCACCGGGGAGCGGGCGTACCTCTCCGCGGGGGCGTCCGCGCTGCCCTCCTTCTACTTCCTCTTCTGCCTCGCGTACGCCGGGCTCGCCGCCGCCTGGGTCGCCATCCTGCTGCGCAAGCGCGCCGCCGTGTTCCGGATCCACTACTTCATGCTCGCCGTGCTCGTGCTCAAGGCCGTCAACCTCCTCGCGGAGGCCGAGGACAAGTCATACATCGAGCGCACCGGAACCGCCCACGGCTGGGATGTTCTCTTCTACATCTTCAGCTTCCTCAAGGGGATCTCGCTCTTCACGCTCATAGTGCTCATTGGCACCGGCTGGTCGTTCCTCAAGCCGTACCTGGCTGACCGAGAGAAGAAGGTGCTCATGGTGGTCATCCCCCTGCAGGTCGTGGCTAACATTGCGCAAGTGGTGATTGACGAATCCGGGCCATACGCTCGGGACTGGGTCACCTGGAAGCAAATTTTCCTGCTGGTTGATGTGGTCTGCTGCTGCGCCGTGCTCTTCCCCATTGTGTGGTCCATTAAGAACCTCCGGGAGGCTGCTCGCTCAGATGGGAAGGCGGCGGTGAACCTCATGAAGCTGACCCTCTTCCGCCAGTACTATGTGGTTGTCATTTGCTACATTTACTTCACACGGGTCGTGGTGTATGCGCTACAGACCATCACCTCGTACCGGTATCTGTGGACTAGCGTCGTGGCTGGGGAGCTTGCAACGCTTGCATTCTATGTGTTCACTGGCTACAGGTTCCGGCCTGAGGTGCATAACCCATACTTTGCgattgatgatgaagaagaggaggctGCTGCTGAGGCACTCAAGTTGGATGATGAATTCGAGCTATAA